A stretch of the Streptosporangium sp. NBC_01755 genome encodes the following:
- a CDS encoding carboxyl transferase domain-containing protein: MTPTRPDARTLIDTFLDPGTWLSWDEPPADPFPANPGYAEELAVTRARTGYDEAVISGEGLLDGRRVAIVACEFSFLAGSIGVAAAERLTAAIERATAERLPLLAAPASGGTRMQEGAVAFVQMVKVTAAVAAHRAAGLPYAVYLRHPTTGGVFASWGSLGHVTAAEPGALIGFLGPRVFQALHGYPFPEGVQVAENLFAHGLVDAVVSAEDARRVATRVLAVLCAPREGLDPGPEPDEWVPVVQVWDAISRSRRDDRPGVRALLELGASEATTLNGTGVGEHDPGLILALARFGEVPAVILGQDRRCRRIDAPLGPAGLRVARRGMRLASELGLPLVTVIDTAGAALSRAAEEGGLAAEIARSVADLVMLDAPTVCLLLGEGAGGAALALLPADRVLCAQHGWLSPLSPEGASALLYRSVDFAPEIAEAQGVRSTDLRRDGLVDRIIPEFPDAAYEPEAFCHRVSRALEYEIATLLGQAPADRLATRLSRYRRLGVG; the protein is encoded by the coding sequence ATGACCCCGACGCGACCCGACGCGCGGACCCTGATCGACACCTTCCTCGACCCCGGTACCTGGCTCTCGTGGGACGAGCCGCCCGCCGATCCCTTCCCGGCCAACCCGGGATACGCCGAGGAGCTGGCCGTGACCCGAGCCAGGACGGGATACGACGAGGCGGTGATCTCCGGGGAGGGACTGCTCGACGGGCGCCGGGTGGCGATCGTCGCGTGCGAGTTCTCCTTCCTGGCAGGCTCGATCGGGGTGGCCGCCGCCGAGCGGCTCACCGCCGCGATCGAGCGGGCCACCGCCGAGCGGCTCCCGCTGCTGGCGGCCCCAGCCTCGGGGGGCACCCGGATGCAGGAGGGCGCGGTGGCCTTCGTCCAGATGGTGAAGGTCACCGCCGCCGTGGCCGCGCACCGCGCCGCCGGCCTGCCGTACGCCGTCTACCTGCGCCATCCCACCACCGGCGGTGTCTTCGCCTCCTGGGGCTCGCTCGGGCACGTCACCGCGGCCGAGCCGGGCGCGCTGATCGGCTTCCTCGGGCCCAGGGTGTTCCAGGCACTGCACGGCTACCCGTTTCCCGAGGGCGTCCAGGTCGCGGAGAACCTCTTCGCCCACGGCCTGGTCGACGCCGTGGTGTCGGCCGAGGACGCCCGGCGGGTCGCCACGCGGGTGCTCGCCGTGCTGTGCGCTCCCCGTGAGGGGCTGGATCCGGGTCCCGAGCCGGACGAGTGGGTCCCGGTGGTCCAGGTGTGGGACGCGATCAGCCGTTCCCGCCGCGACGACCGCCCCGGCGTGCGGGCGCTGCTCGAGCTCGGAGCCTCCGAGGCCACCACGCTCAACGGCACCGGCGTGGGCGAGCACGACCCCGGGCTGATCCTCGCCCTGGCCAGGTTCGGCGAGGTCCCCGCGGTCATCCTCGGCCAGGACCGGCGGTGCCGGCGGATCGACGCCCCGCTCGGCCCGGCCGGGCTCCGGGTCGCCAGGAGGGGTATGCGCCTGGCCTCCGAGCTGGGGCTGCCGCTGGTCACCGTGATCGACACCGCCGGGGCCGCACTCTCCAGGGCGGCGGAGGAGGGCGGTCTGGCCGCCGAGATCGCCCGCTCCGTGGCCGACCTGGTGATGCTCGACGCCCCGACCGTCTGCCTGCTGCTGGGGGAGGGCGCGGGCGGCGCCGCCCTCGCGCTGCTCCCCGCCGACCGGGTGCTCTGCGCCCAGCACGGCTGGCTGTCGCCGCTCTCCCCGGAGGGGGCGTCGGCGCTGCTGTACCGGAGTGTCGACTTCGCCCCGGAGATCGCCGAGGCCCAGGGCGTGAGATCCACGGACCTGCGCCGGGACGGCCTCGTCGACCGGATCATCCCGGAGTTCCCCGACGCCGCCTACGAGCCGGAGGCGTTCTGCCACCGGGTCTCGCGGGCACTGGAGTACGAGATCGCGACTCTGCTGGGGCAGGCCCCCGCGGACCGCCTCGCCACCAGGCTCTCCCGCTACCGCCGGCTCGGCGTGGGCTGA
- a CDS encoding DUF418 domain-containing protein, which translates to MPRRFHELDALRGFAVCGIMLVNTWQHTLDQLENPDQNAVDWAIDNLLQGRFYPIFSFLFGLSFVLFLRSAAERTESPRAVLLRRLAVLAALGALHQIVNPGEVLLPYAIFGALVLLPASFFPQPAVVLLGVALTAWAVHQGGGVILIPGLFLLGMAMMERPPPEWLLPFAFAASVVLGVALTWLWVRISGDPVLFNGAVYPAAGLAAATAYCTGLLLALRTRLRDPLLEILVPLGRMALTNYLMSTPIILLFLPLLASDATRLSGVALSVAVLALQVLFSRAWLARFRYGPLEWAWRSLTWMERVPNRRIGSHP; encoded by the coding sequence GTGCCCCGACGATTCCACGAACTCGACGCGCTCCGCGGCTTCGCGGTGTGCGGGATCATGCTGGTCAACACCTGGCAGCACACCCTCGATCAGCTGGAAAACCCCGATCAGAACGCGGTCGACTGGGCGATCGACAACCTGCTGCAGGGCAGGTTCTACCCGATCTTCTCGTTCCTGTTCGGGCTGAGCTTCGTTCTCTTCCTCCGGTCGGCGGCCGAGCGGACCGAGAGCCCCCGGGCCGTGCTGCTGCGCAGGCTGGCGGTGCTCGCGGCCCTCGGCGCGCTCCACCAGATCGTCAACCCCGGCGAGGTGCTCCTGCCGTACGCGATCTTCGGGGCACTGGTCCTGCTGCCCGCCTCGTTCTTCCCGCAGCCCGCGGTGGTGCTGCTGGGCGTCGCCCTCACCGCGTGGGCGGTGCACCAGGGCGGCGGGGTGATCCTCATCCCCGGGCTGTTCTTGCTGGGCATGGCCATGATGGAGCGGCCGCCGCCCGAGTGGCTGCTGCCGTTCGCGTTCGCGGCGAGCGTGGTACTGGGCGTGGCGCTCACCTGGCTCTGGGTGCGCATCTCGGGCGATCCCGTCCTCTTCAACGGGGCCGTCTACCCGGCCGCCGGGCTCGCCGCCGCCACCGCCTACTGCACCGGGCTGCTGCTGGCACTCCGGACCCGGCTGCGCGACCCGCTCCTGGAGATCCTGGTGCCACTCGGCCGGATGGCGCTGACCAACTACCTGATGAGCACCCCGATCATCCTGCTCTTCCTGCCGTTGCTCGCCTCGGACGCGACCCGGCTGTCCGGTGTGGCGCTCTCGGTCGCCGTCCTGGCGCTCCAGGTGCTGTTCAGCCGGGCATGGCTGGCCAGATTCAGGTACGGACCGCTGGAATGGGCGTGGCGGAGCCTCACGTGGATGGAACGAGTGCCGAACCGACGGATAGGGTCACACCCGTGA
- a CDS encoding SWIM zinc finger family protein — protein MSGSGWFEPSRPIRVEGGIRVRSKRGSIGERWWSRRFIDILESVCDPGRLGRGRSYARSGQVLDLELGPGLVTARVQGSRRTPYLVEIQITPYAADQWRELADALAAQALYRAKLLAGEMPPEIEEVFRACRLPLFPGRRGLDMNCSCPDWGFPCKHLSAVLYVLAERFDDDPFLVLAWRGIARDALLDALREAGVTTTGAAAGSGSGSGEHGPGLFDVDDAPFTDRLAAFYEPSVSPARLRDRTGLPVPPPDLLLRTLDPPQIKARHIPILDLLRPAYRTFADDT, from the coding sequence ATGAGCGGGAGCGGCTGGTTCGAGCCGTCCCGGCCGATCCGGGTCGAGGGCGGCATCCGGGTCCGCAGCAAGCGGGGCTCGATCGGCGAGCGGTGGTGGTCGCGCCGGTTCATCGACATCCTGGAGAGTGTCTGCGATCCGGGCAGACTCGGCCGGGGCCGCTCGTACGCTCGCTCCGGCCAGGTCCTCGACCTGGAGCTCGGGCCGGGTCTGGTCACGGCGCGGGTCCAGGGGTCTCGGCGCACCCCGTACCTGGTCGAGATCCAGATAACCCCCTATGCGGCGGACCAGTGGCGCGAGCTCGCCGACGCGCTGGCGGCCCAGGCCCTCTACCGCGCCAAACTGCTCGCCGGCGAGATGCCGCCGGAGATCGAGGAGGTCTTCCGCGCGTGCCGCCTGCCGCTCTTCCCCGGCCGGCGCGGCCTGGACATGAACTGCTCGTGTCCCGACTGGGGTTTCCCCTGTAAGCATCTGTCCGCCGTGCTGTACGTGCTGGCCGAGAGGTTCGACGACGACCCGTTCCTGGTGCTGGCCTGGCGGGGCATCGCCCGGGACGCCCTGCTCGACGCCCTCCGCGAGGCGGGCGTCACCACGACCGGCGCCGCAGCCGGCTCCGGCTCCGGCTCCGGCGAGCACGGACCCGGCCTGTTCGACGTGGACGACGCGCCGTTCACCGACCGGCTGGCCGCCTTCTACGAGCCGAGCGTCTCCCCGGCCCGGCTCCGCGACCGGACCGGCCTCCCCGTCCCCCCACCCGACCTGCTGCTGCGCACCCTCGACCCGCCACAGATCAAGGCCCGGCACATCCCGATCCTGGACCTTCTCCGCCCCGCCTACCGGACCTTCGCCGACGACACCTGA
- a CDS encoding carbon-nitrogen hydrolase family protein produces MTRIALCQIPVSKNPAVNLDRAREALGEAASGGAELAILPEAALTRYGRRITALAQPLDGPFVTGLAESAREHGLSVIAGTFEPGEGRVHNTAVAIGPSGSIEAAYRKIHLFDSFGSRESDLVTPGDTPVVVELAGLRVGLVTCYDIRFPELTRTLVDAGAELFAVIAAWGSGPMKEEHWTTLVRARAIENTTWVAAVGQAPNPQEAADGFGIGRSMLVDPMGVVRTDMGPGPGVQICEFDSQITIATRNALPCLEHRRLRAGGS; encoded by the coding sequence GTGACGCGCATCGCCCTGTGCCAGATCCCGGTCTCCAAGAACCCCGCCGTCAACCTCGACCGTGCCCGCGAGGCCCTCGGCGAGGCCGCCTCGGGCGGCGCCGAGCTGGCGATCCTCCCGGAGGCCGCGCTCACCCGGTACGGCAGGAGAATCACCGCTCTCGCCCAGCCGCTGGACGGGCCGTTCGTCACCGGCCTGGCCGAATCGGCGCGAGAGCACGGCCTGTCGGTGATCGCGGGGACCTTCGAACCCGGCGAGGGCCGGGTCCACAACACCGCGGTCGCCATCGGCCCCTCCGGCTCGATCGAGGCGGCCTACCGGAAGATCCACCTGTTCGACTCCTTCGGCTCCCGCGAGTCCGACCTGGTCACACCGGGCGACACCCCGGTCGTGGTGGAGCTGGCCGGGCTCCGGGTGGGCCTGGTCACCTGCTACGACATCCGCTTCCCCGAGCTGACCCGGACCCTGGTGGACGCCGGCGCCGAACTGTTCGCGGTGATCGCCGCGTGGGGTTCGGGGCCGATGAAGGAGGAGCACTGGACCACCCTCGTCAGGGCCCGCGCGATCGAGAACACCACCTGGGTCGCGGCCGTGGGTCAGGCACCGAACCCGCAGGAGGCCGCCGACGGCTTCGGGATCGGGCGGAGCATGCTGGTCGATCCGATGGGGGTGGTGCGCACCGATATGGGGCCAGGACCCGGCGTACAGATATGCGAATTCGACTCCCAGATCACGATTGCCACCCGGAATGCCCTACCGTGCCTGGAACACCGGCGACTCCGGGCCGGTGGATCGTAA
- a CDS encoding CaiB/BaiF CoA transferase family protein: MQGALGDIVVLDLSRALAGPHATQMLGDLGARVIKVEHPGGGDESRGWGPPFAGPDGDISTYFLAANRNKQSITVDLKSAEGKALIERLVRQSDVLVENFRTGVLDRLGFPVERLHELNPRLVILSITGFGHDGPEGGRPGYDQIAQGEAGLMSLTGPSADEPYRVGASIADLLGGIHGAYGVLAALYERERTGRGKVVRTSLLAAVTGVHSYHGTTWTVGGQVPVANGNHHASIAPYGAFHCADGMIQIAVANDAQWRRVATLLEIDPDIAKYATNMERFTHRDELIADMERRLTKHDRAHWLAAFGELGVPAGAIRSIDEVYAWEQTRSQGLVVEVDHPVLGTIELPGPPLRFDGDLPMRHTAPPALGEHNDEVLAWLKERES, translated from the coding sequence TTGCAGGGAGCACTCGGCGACATCGTCGTTCTCGATCTCTCTCGTGCGCTCGCGGGTCCGCACGCCACGCAGATGCTCGGTGATCTGGGTGCTCGGGTGATCAAGGTGGAGCATCCCGGGGGAGGTGACGAGTCTCGGGGCTGGGGCCCACCGTTCGCGGGTCCCGATGGTGATATTTCAACGTATTTCCTGGCGGCCAACCGGAACAAGCAGTCGATCACCGTCGACCTCAAGTCCGCCGAGGGCAAGGCGCTGATCGAGCGCCTGGTGCGGCAGAGCGACGTGCTGGTGGAGAACTTCCGCACCGGCGTGCTGGACCGGCTGGGCTTCCCCGTCGAGCGGCTGCACGAGCTCAACCCCCGCCTGGTCATCCTGTCGATCACCGGCTTCGGCCACGACGGCCCGGAGGGCGGCAGGCCGGGGTACGACCAGATCGCGCAGGGCGAGGCCGGACTGATGAGCCTGACCGGCCCGTCGGCCGACGAGCCGTACCGGGTGGGCGCCTCGATCGCGGACCTGCTCGGCGGCATCCACGGCGCCTACGGTGTGCTGGCCGCGTTGTACGAGCGGGAGCGGACCGGGCGGGGCAAGGTCGTGCGGACCTCGTTGCTGGCCGCGGTGACCGGGGTGCACTCCTACCACGGCACGACCTGGACCGTCGGCGGCCAGGTGCCCGTCGCCAACGGTAACCACCACGCCTCCATCGCCCCGTACGGCGCCTTCCACTGCGCCGACGGCATGATCCAGATCGCGGTGGCGAACGACGCGCAGTGGCGTAGGGTCGCCACCCTGCTGGAGATAGACCCGGATATCGCGAAATATGCCACGAACATGGAGAGATTTACGCATCGGGATGAGCTGATCGCGGACATGGAGCGGAGGCTCACCAAGCACGACAGGGCGCACTGGCTGGCCGCGTTCGGCGAGCTCGGGGTGCCCGCGGGGGCGATCAGGTCCATCGACGAGGTCTACGCCTGGGAGCAGACCCGCTCCCAGGGCCTGGTCGTCGAGGTCGACCACCCCGTGCTCGGCACCATCGAGCTGCCGGGGCCGCCGCTCCGCTTCGACGGCGATCTTCCCATGCGCCATACCGCCCCGCCGGCCCTTGGCGAGCACAACGACGAGGTCCTCGCCTGGCTGAAGGAGCGGGAGAGTTGA